A stretch of DNA from Sugiyamaella lignohabitans strain CBS 10342 chromosome B, complete sequence:
AGCACCATAAACAGGTGATCCAGCCATCTCTCGCAAAGTCTTTTATTACGAAGTTCTACTGGCACAGTAGCAGAACTAGCCTCTAATGCTGGTGAGGTTGATACGGTACCAGTCCCAGTGGTAGCAGTTGGTGGTCTTTCTAAACCACCATTTGGCGTGCTTTCGCCGTTAACACCACCATTCTGATCACTTGAGCCATTAGATAGCACGGCATAATCGGTATCAGAGATTTTAGAGTCGCTTTTATCCGAgattttctgttctttgCCAGATGACTCCTTCTTATCGGTATTGGGTTTGCTTTCTCCACCCTTGTCTTCGGTCTCATGTCCGctttttttctcgttcttATCTTTACGATACTCCAATTCCATCACAAACACGTTAGAGCGATACTTGAGCAGTTTATCCCAGCCAATGCGTGCAACTATTTGCGTCAAGAGATCATAAGCCTTGGCAAATGTAGCCCTCAAAGTTGGAGCTGTCAATCTAAGAAGTGAAGGGTCACTAACCTCGTTGTCAGCGTTAATATCTACTGCCCATATTTCGTCGATAACACCGGTAGTGGGCAGAGGGAAATGCGATTTAGCAGGAACTGGCATGCGATGGGAGTCCACTTCGTGGTATGTGAACATTGGGCAGGAGTTCAGGGTCAAAAGCGCTTGCTCATAATCGCCCTTCTGAATATATACTTCAACTAATCTGGCCCAAGTAATAAACTCAGATGGGGCTGAGTTTACAGCTCGAATGGCACAATCAAGCGCCAGATCCAATCTATTTTTGTCTTGGCAAAATTTAGATTGTAGTTCGAGCAGAAAGGCGTCCCTGGGGTTTTCCAGAATACCTTTGTTCATCCTTTCCACAGCTTTGACTTCTTCGTTTTGTAATAATAACAGCTTGCTTATTAATGTT
This window harbors:
- the BUD7 gene encoding Bud7p (Member of the ChAPs family (Chs5p-Arf1p-binding proteins); members include Bch1p, Bch2p, Bud7p, and Chs6p; ChAPs family proteins form the exomer complex with Chs5p to mediate export of specific cargo proteins, including Chs3p, from the Golgi to the plasma membrane; BUD7 has a paralog, BCH1, that arose from the whole genome duplication; GO_component: GO:0005794 - Golgi apparatus [Evidence IEA,IEA]; GO_component: GO:0030136 - clathrin-coated vesicle [Evidence IDA] [PMID 14562095]; GO_component: GO:0034044 - exomer complex [Evidence IDA] [PMID 17000877]; GO_component: GO:0016020 - membrane [Evidence IEA]; GO_component: GO:0030140 - trans-Golgi network transport vesicle [Evidence IDA] [PMID 16498409]; GO_function: GO:0003674 - molecular_function [Evidence ND]; GO_process: GO:0006893 - Golgi to plasma membrane transport [Evidence IGI] [PMID 16498409]; GO_process: GO:0000282 - cellular bud site selection [Evidence IMP] [PMID 8657162]; GO_process: GO:0034221 - fungal-type cell wall chitin biosynthetic process [Evidence IGI,IPI] [PMID 16498409]; GO_process: GO:0015031 - protein transport [Evidence IEA]; GO_process: GO:0006810 - transport [Evidence IEA]); amino-acid sequence: MLRGLLFADNDTFFVTSCRRLSPLTTKENAKRFFEACEKLFLDGPRLGAVSEIQVPNVTNNYLVDGFFKFIQITGMFAEGLAVLESVLEKEPEVVTLISKLLLLQNEEVKAVERMNKGILENPRDAFLLELQSKFCQDKNRLDLALDCAIRAVNSAPSEFITWARLVEVYIQKGDYEQALLTLNSCPMFTYHEVDSHRMPVPAKSHFPLPTTGVIDEIWAVDINADNEVSDPSLLRLTAPTLRATFAKAYDLLTQIVARIGWDKLLKYRSNVFVMELEYRKDKNEKKSGHETEDKGGESKPNTDKKESSGKEQKISDKSDSKISDTDYAVLSNGSSDQNGGVNGESTPNGGLERPPTATTGTGTVSTSPALEASSATVPVELRNKRLCERWLDHLFMVLYDDLRTYTVWRTEMVHYQSQQLPYVKSALEWEIYGMVAHRLKHQDEAIDAFQKSMEVKFSDRVLWKLLDCYAPEEKAIPVNIPAALDAVVNLTAWNHRWYTDFSPKLLIALEKVITSEGLVKVRSKIDAKYSPQGVVAIVNSILNTLALFELPGTEY